Genomic window (Deltaproteobacteria bacterium):
TTCTCCCCCTTGGCGAACACGAGGACACGAAGGCTCTTTCCCGTCCCGTGGGGCAGGACCACCGATCCCCGGACCTGCTGGTCCGGGTACTTCGGGTCCACTCCCAGCCGCATCGCGACTTCCACCGTCTCGTCGAATTTCGCCTTGGCCGTATCCTTCAGGAGGGCCAGCGCTTCGTCGAGAGAGTACTTTGCCTCCCTGTTCACCTTGCCCCGTGCTTCCAGGTACTTTTTCCCGTGTTTCGGCATTTCCCCCTCCCTTCCGGCCCGCGCCGTGCCGGCGGGCCCATGTCGTGTCGAACCGTCCTGCCGCGTCAGACGACGTCGAGGCCCATGCTGCGGGCCGTGCCCTCGACGGTCTTGATCGCCGCCGCGAGGTCCTTGACGTCCAGGTCCACCATCTTGAGCTTCGCGATCTCCTCGACCTTGTCCCGGGAGATCTTCCCGCACTTCTCCCGCTTGGGGGTCTTGCTCCCCTTCTCGAGCCCCGCGGCCTTCAGCAGCAGCACCGAGGCCGGCGGCGTTTTCGTGATGAAGGTGAACGACCGGTCGGCGAACACCGTGATCACGACGGGGATG
Coding sequences:
- the rplK gene encoding 50S ribosomal protein L11; protein product: MAKKIVAQIKLQIVAGKANPSPPVGPALGQHGVNIMEFCKSFNAKTASQEGMVIPVVITVFADRSFTFITKTPPASVLLLKAAGLEKGSKTPKREKCGKISRDKVEEIAKLKMVDLDVKDLAAAIKTVEGTARSMGLDVV